TTTAAGAAACTTCCTGAACGATCCGGTGCCGCGATGGACTGACTTCAGGAACGATTCCCTCAGGAACTTCCGCGCGAAAAACTCCTGTGTCAGGTCCTCGGCATCCGAGGTGCGACCAAGGGCGCGAAGGTAGTCGCAGATGAGGCCACGATAGCGGACGGACAGTCTATCAAGGGCCTCAGCCGCCTCGTTTGAGTCGCCGCGCGCCCGCGAGATCAGACTCCACTGCGTCTGGCTCGACGTTGTCGAATCTCCCGTCTCCGGCATGCGGGCCACGGTGCCAGTCGGCCACCGGGCTGGGGAGGGGATTTTTGAACAACCACGAGGCGCACCGTCACTCGGTGGCCAGCCGGAACCATCGAGCGCCCTTTTCGTCGGCCGGCAGCCCCTCCACGCGGAGGCCGCCGTCTCCGATCACCGTCGCCACCTGGACCCACGGTCCAGCCAGGTTTGTCGCCCTGAGGATCCGGTAGCTCTGTCCGTGCTCTGCGAGCCATCTGAGGTGGACTGCGTCCCTGCTGCGCACGGCCGTTAACTTCACTGGCAGCGGAGGCGTGTGGATCGTCACCCGGGATGCCGCGCTAAAGGTTACTCCCATTGCGTTTGAAACCCGCACCCGGTACTGGCCATCCCCGCTCGGCGACACCCGCAGCTCCGGCCCGTTCGCGCCCGCAACCGGCTCGTGATCCCGAAGCCAGGCATAGCGGAGCACGCCGTCGCCGGGATCCGAGACTGCCTCGACAGACAACGTCAGTTCGGATCCTGGATCCACCACCACGGCCTGCGCGGGCTGGCGCCGGATCTCCGGCCGGCCCCAGATCCCCGCGACCGCGCCCGGATGCGGCCGCGCGGCAGCTGGATCCCAGTATCCGAACCCTGCCTTCCATTCCCACAGGGACCAAGGGAGTTCGGCCTCGGCCAATGCGCGGCGCATTCCGGCGAGATATCGCATTGCCGAATCGCCCGGCGGAAGAAATGAGCGGTACACGCCGAACTCGCCTACATGAACCGGACGTCCGGTGGCGCGCGCCCACTCCCCCGCGAATGCCAGCAGGGGACGGAATGCCTTCGATGAACCCGGGTGGCATTCCGCCGACATGGACGCGTACGCCTCCATCCACTGCCGCACCCAGTCCGGCAGCGCCAGCGGGAGCAGGGGGAGGGAACCGGGATGGCCGGGAAAGTGAATTCCTTTCACTGGTGTCAGTCCTCCGGTCCAATCCGCACCCTGATGGGTGAAGAGAAACGGCTCGTAGCAGTGCACCGTCACCACGACGTTGGATTCTCCTTCCGGCAGCCTGAGGAGCGGAAGCTGGTCAATGGATTGGAAGCCGCCCGGCCCCACGAACACCGTGCGATCCGGATCGCGGGCGCGCACCGCTTCCAGGGCCGCACCCAGCAGCGTGTTCAACTGCTCGCCACCGAGCATTCCATGCGGCTCGTTCAAGAGCTCCAGTGCCACTGCCGCCGGCCTTGATGCGAAATGCGCCCCCAGTTGGTCCCAGCCCTGCACAAACATCGTTTCATGCGCGACCGGATCACGCATGAGATCCTCAAAGTGATGCCAGTTCACAATGGCCGCCAACCCCGCCGCAGCCACCTGGTCGAGCACGGCGTCCACCCGAGCAAGGAAGTCCGGGGCGACGTCGAAACTCGTCAACCCCGCCTTCGGATGGTGGTGCCATGCGACCGGGATTCTCACGTGGTCGAAGCCCTCCGCGGCGATCTGCTCGAAGTCGCCCGGCCCGAACTCGCGACGGATCAGCGAATCCGGCCGTTCTTCAAGGAAATTCCCAAGGTTCACCCCCCGTTGGAACATCCGTACCGCCTGGTGTGCGGGCGAGTTCTCCCCTTCCAATCGTGTCGGGATCGTCTCCTCGACCGGCCGCGACGATCGCGCCCAGCCGCGGATGCGGACCTCCCGCCTCGCCACCACGGCCAGCCGGGACTCCATGCCCCCGTCGTGCCAGGTGACAAGGGTCCGCAGGCCGACCCGTGCGTTCGCGACCACTGCAGCCGTCGCACCCGGTTGCGGGTCACGCCATCCGGCGGGCGGTAGCGGACCCTCGAAGCTGCCATCCACCGGGCCCGCGCCCGTCACCTCCAACCCGTCCCATTCCACCGACTGTACGCGGACGCGCCCGGCGGGGTTCATCGCCCATGGTCCCCTCAGATGAAGTCTCACCTC
Above is a genomic segment from Verrucomicrobiia bacterium containing:
- a CDS encoding glycoside hydrolase family 5 protein: MNGPFRTLPRRGAISRARTLALCFLAALPVSAQQHRLAHRARMDIEALDSVAGGQQLEMGMLLEGYGSLGRFSWGEFTGAESARTWMFEWNVHRHGWTRGSIRFVPARSGGLLLRLRGPWVPDEAKPGSIQRAEVLFDSVEVTGAHLSNGGFEISDGAGRAVNWLTPGQPAVFEESLSREGVRSARVWHDGYHEQVLAVTAGQLVTVSAWARSWAGPELAGEVGDAGTGRFDLYSETVALDALCLESRGDVLYRATWVDDSPDIWGRTELSWAGEFGIGPWFWTPFDVRFVPRTSGEVRLHLRGPWAMNPAGRVRVQSVEWDGLEVTGAGPVDGSFEGPLPPAGWRDPQPGATAAVVANARVGLRTLVTWHDGGMESRLAVVARREVRIRGWARSSRPVEETIPTRLEGENSPAHQAVRMFQRGVNLGNFLEERPDSLIRREFGPGDFEQIAAEGFDHVRIPVAWHHHPKAGLTSFDVAPDFLARVDAVLDQVAAAGLAAIVNWHHFEDLMRDPVAHETMFVQGWDQLGAHFASRPAAVALELLNEPHGMLGGEQLNTLLGAALEAVRARDPDRTVFVGPGGFQSIDQLPLLRLPEGESNVVVTVHCYEPFLFTHQGADWTGGLTPVKGIHFPGHPGSLPLLPLALPDWVRQWMEAYASMSAECHPGSSKAFRPLLAFAGEWARATGRPVHVGEFGVYRSFLPPGDSAMRYLAGMRRALAEAELPWSLWEWKAGFGYWDPAAARPHPGAVAGIWGRPEIRRQPAQAVVVDPGSELTLSVEAVSDPGDGVLRYAWLRDHEPVAGANGPELRVSPSGDGQYRVRVSNAMGVTFSAASRVTIHTPPLPVKLTAVRSRDAVHLRWLAEHGQSYRILRATNLAGPWVQVATVIGDGGLRVEGLPADEKGARWFRLATE